A region of the Leeuwenhoekiella sp. MAR_2009_132 genome:
AAGCGTGACTTTAAAACCTTCCTGAAGAGCATCTAAAACCGAATAGGAAACGCAATAATCTGCAGCTAGACCGCAGAAATACAAAGACGTAACTCCTTTGCCTTTTAGGTAACCCGCTAAACCGGTAGATTTTTTATGAGCATTATCATAAAAGCCACTGTAGCTATCAATTTTAGGATCTGTTCCCTTTCTAAAAATAGCTTCAATACGCGATGCATTTAAGTGTGGATGAAAATCTGCACCACCTGTAGTTTGAATACAATGCACCGGCCATAAAACCTGTTCTATACCATTCATATCTATTTTCTCGTATGCTGATTTTCCGGGGTGATTATCAGCAAAGCTCGAGTGATTTTCGGGGTGCCAGTCTTGAGTTGCGATTACTAAATCAAATTTATTTTGAAGGTTGTTTATGAGTGGTATTATCTGATCTCCGCCCGGTACAGCAAGTGGCCCTCCGGGCATAAAATCATTTTGCATATCTATTATAATAAGCGCTTTCATCTTTATTTTTTAGTTGTCTGTGTGTTTAATTTTTTTAACGCAGTAGTAAGTTCATCATTTTTAATTTTCATAAGTACTGCGCCACAACTGGCTTGCGTGCCAAATAATGCAGTGTCTTTTAGAACTATTACAGAATCTATATGTTCTGAGTCGAGCATTTTAATCAAAGCTTTGTATTTTGAATTTTTTTCCAAATCTAGTAGATACATGTCATCTGAATTCAACACGAAAAATATTTTACAAGCAGCAGTTACTTTAGGCAACGAATCTTGAACTGCATTTAAACGTTCTCGAGCTTCTTTAGATAAACCGGTGTATGAAACCCCGGGTCTGGGAGCGATAAATTGAGCGTCATCTACTATTTTTTTCTGAATAGCGTTTAGCTTCGTTTCTAGATCTTGCGATTCTTCTAAATTCATTAGCCAGGTCTCATTTTCTTCACGAGATAAGTAGTTTTCAGATACCTGATTTTGTGCAAAGGAAAGCAGAGAGGTAAATACCAGGATAATACTAAATGTGTATGTTTTCATCAATTATATTTTATGTTCTTCAATAAGATTATCGCGTTCTTGTTTTAAGCGATCGCTAATTCCCACCTTGTAAATATGCGGATTGTCAAAACGCTTATATTCTTCGGGCAAGCCTGCGAGTTGTGTTTTGCTAAATGCTGCAATTTCCTGCACGCTTTGTATTTTGTGTAGGCGTTTGCCGTTTTGCATAACAGGCTTAAGCATCGCCTCTTGCTTAAGCGTGGCAATGTCAAGACTTTTAAACGGCTCAACAGGATGATTCATTCGGTTTACGTGCGATTCGTCAGCTATTGCTATTGCGTCTGCACCTATTAAAATATCTTCTTCATTCTTTATTCTATACACCTGCTTTTTAAAGGGGAGCGTAACCTTGGCTATACTTTCAGAAATTTTAATGCGTGGTTTTCCATTAGCAAATGCCAGTTTGTAAACACCATCTAGTGCCCCGTCTGGTTTACCTATTACCAGATTAGTTCCTACTCCATAAATATCTATAGGTGCTTTTTGATTTTGTAAACTTTGTATTACGTATTCATCAAGTTGATTTGAAGCTGCGATTTTTACATAAGACAATCCTACATCGTCCAGCATTTTACGGGTTTTCTTAGAAAGATAGGCGAGATCCCCGCTGTCTAGTCTAATTGCGAGCAGTTGCTCACCGCGAGCTTCCATTTCTTTTGCTACCGTAATGGCATTAGGAACACCGCTCTTTAACGTGTCGTAAGTATCTACCAGCAAAACACAATTTTTAGGTCTGTTTTCTGCAAAATCTCTAAATGCCGTAAGTTCATCATCATAGCTTTGCACAAAAGCGTGTGCCATAGTTCCACTTATTTTGATCCCAAAATCTCTCCCGGTAATTACGTTACTACTCCCGTCAAAACCACCTATAACTGCCGCACGAGATGCGTAATATCCTCCGGGACCTTGTGCCCGGCGCAACCCAAAATCAAGCAAGGTTTTATCTCCCGCAACCTGGCGAATACGACTTGCTTTAGTAGCTATTAAGGTTTGAAAGTTAAGTGTGTTTAATAATATAGTTTCAATAATCTGCGCTTCAATAAGATTTGCTTCAACCTGTAAAATAGGAGCCGTACCAAACACCAGTTCTCCTTCCGGCATTGAATTGATGGTTCCGCTAAAGCGGAAATTCTTTAAATATGCTAAAAATGTGGGTTCAAAATCTAAAGTTTTGAGATAAGCAATATCCTCTTCAGAAAAACGTAACTCTTCAATAATCGTGAGTAGTTCTTCTAATCCTGCAAAAATTGCATAACCTCCTTTAAACGGAAGCCTTCTAAAGTAATAATCGAACACGGCCTGGTCATTTTGCTTTTTATTAAAATAAACCTGCGCCATACTCAATTGATAGAGGTCTGTGTAGGTTGCTGTGTATTGAAACATAGATTACTGTTTGGTTATGTGAATTTAACAATAAAGAGTTTAGGGCAACCGTATTGTGGGTTAAAGAAACGTTAGAAAATATATATGTATAAAAAAAGCCACCCAAAAAGGATGGCTTCTAATATTTAAGTTAGGATGGTAGATCTAGTGTCTCAAATCTAAGATCTCTAATTTCCTATTTAATCATCTCATAGGAACGTTTGACAAAGTTAGTCAAAGCTTCTCCTTTTAGCAAGCCCTGAGATAAACGCGCAAGATCCATTGATTGTGTTATTAAACGTTCTTGTTTCTTCTTTGTTTTTGTAGATAAAATCTCATTAACTAACTCACTGTTTGTGTTGACAATCACATTATACATATCTGGCATATTACCCATACCAAACATACCG
Encoded here:
- the pncA gene encoding bifunctional nicotinamidase/pyrazinamidase; translation: MKALIIIDMQNDFMPGGPLAVPGGDQIIPLINNLQNKFDLVIATQDWHPENHSSFADNHPGKSAYEKIDMNGIEQVLWPVHCIQTTGGADFHPHLNASRIEAIFRKGTDPKIDSYSGFYDNAHKKSTGLAGYLKGKGVTSLYFCGLAADYCVSYSVLDALQEGFKVTLYEDATRAISEESFSKMKEEILAKGGRIKIAEELA
- a CDS encoding nicotinate phosphoribosyltransferase, with amino-acid sequence MFQYTATYTDLYQLSMAQVYFNKKQNDQAVFDYYFRRLPFKGGYAIFAGLEELLTIIEELRFSEEDIAYLKTLDFEPTFLAYLKNFRFSGTINSMPEGELVFGTAPILQVEANLIEAQIIETILLNTLNFQTLIATKASRIRQVAGDKTLLDFGLRRAQGPGGYYASRAAVIGGFDGSSNVITGRDFGIKISGTMAHAFVQSYDDELTAFRDFAENRPKNCVLLVDTYDTLKSGVPNAITVAKEMEARGEQLLAIRLDSGDLAYLSKKTRKMLDDVGLSYVKIAASNQLDEYVIQSLQNQKAPIDIYGVGTNLVIGKPDGALDGVYKLAFANGKPRIKISESIAKVTLPFKKQVYRIKNEEDILIGADAIAIADESHVNRMNHPVEPFKSLDIATLKQEAMLKPVMQNGKRLHKIQSVQEIAAFSKTQLAGLPEEYKRFDNPHIYKVGISDRLKQERDNLIEEHKI